TACGCCTGCTGCAATCCCATTTTGAACGATGATTCTGTCCACATAGGAGTTCAGGCGCAGATTCCCGCCCGATTTCCGGAATTTTTCTGCCAGCAGATCAGCCCAGGACTGCATGCCGCCTTTTACCGTCCAGAGGTCGGTAAACATCGCCACTAAGGCAGCCCCCAGGAACATAGCCGGCATATCCGGGTAACCCAGCCGACTGAACAGCCGGAAGAGCTTGGTATCCTTTGCAAAATATTTTGCGGCAAAGTCCGATGTGGTCATATTGCCATACTGCTTCGACAGTTTCATCCAATTGGGGCCGTTCAAAATGTAAGGAAGAATTGCCTTTGCCATTTCAAACCCATTGCAAAGAAACGGCATGGGCTGACCCGCATTCTCCATCAAGGCGACCAACTTGTCCAGCTCGAAAAAAAACGCATCCAAGTTTGCCTGGTCGGCCGGGAACCCGGCGTACAGTATTTTCTTAAAATCATCATAGGTCTCCGGCGTTCCGTCAAGGCCCTCTGAAACCAACCGGGTTTTCAATTTTACAAATTCGATCTGATCCAGCAATCCGATGTCTTTCATTGCCTTACATACCGATGCCGAATCTTCAAAGGAAATAGCGCCGCTTTCAAAGTAATACCCTTTCCGGTAAAACCCGGCGGTATAGCCGCCAGGTGTGAGGTAAGCTTCAAAGATGGTTACGTTGTGTCCCTTCTTTGTCAGCAGGTTGCCGGCAATCAGACCGCCGATCCCTGCGCCGACGATGATAATCCGTTTCATTCTTTCCGCCCCCTTTCTGTTTCGGCCGGAATAAAATTTGATTAAAAAAGGCCGTCTTGTTTGTAGGAAGAGGTTTGCCTGGGGGTAAAAGCTTTCTCTCTTATCAGCTGTTCTTTGTCGATAGCGGCGACAAAAGGCGAAACCGAGCGGGAGACCAGCAGGATCAATTCGTCCTGCGCCCTGGTTATCCCTACATAGAAAAGCCGCCTCTC
The DNA window shown above is from Acetonema longum DSM 6540 and carries:
- a CDS encoding phytoene desaturase family protein — encoded protein: MKRIIIVGAGIGGLIAGNLLTKKGHNVTIFEAYLTPGGYTAGFYRKGYYFESGAISFEDSASVCKAMKDIGLLDQIEFVKLKTRLVSEGLDGTPETYDDFKKILYAGFPADQANLDAFFFELDKLVALMENAGQPMPFLCNGFEMAKAILPYILNGPNWMKLSKQYGNMTTSDFAAKYFAKDTKLFRLFSRLGYPDMPAMFLGAALVAMFTDLWTVKGGMQSWADLLAEKFRKSGGNLRLNSYVDRIIVQNGIAAGVSCQNAIYAADYVIAAGDYKKIFLTLLDGQTPVPQALRDKISQAAVSEGVFTVYLGLNLSNDVLAETMKTPHVFGLEDKPGCDMNSTADEAFFSKAAVSLYSPSMINPRHAPPGKSSLMLQVVTPCRWMNNWGNSDREVYGQLKTKAMEAVIDNASRLVPGLKEWIGYQDAATPLTYERFTKNSDGASSAWSWNPNKKFYKSTLSVNIETPVKNLFIGSCWAMQIGGIPGALAAAYQCAKKIK